DNA sequence from the Prolixibacter sp. SD074 genome:
AAGCGGTCCGTTGGTTCTCCGGCAAACTGTCGAGCGCCTGCTTTAACGCTTCTGCAGTTTCCCGATTTCCCATCACCGTTTCGGGGTGGATAGAACAATCAGCTTCCGGTTCTCCGGTCCAATCTGCATCATCCTGAAAGAACGCCTCGATTCGCTGGAAGAAGCCTTTGCGTTTGCGGCTCCGCAACCAGTTCAGCGAACGGTTGACCGTCATCCGGTAAATCCAGGTCGAAAGACTTGCCTCCCTCCGGAATCCATGGACAGAACGAAAAACATCGACAAAAACTTCCTGAGTAATGTCATCGGCTTCCGAACCATCGTGGACAAATCCCATAGCCGTCCGGAATACCTGTTTTTGGTACTTCCCGACCAGGTGACGAAATGCCTTTTCGTCGCCTGCCTGCAAATCAATGACCAGTTGTTTTTCGTCCATTAATGGGTTTAATCGTTGTCCGGATTTTTCTTTTGGACACTTCAAGGTAAAGAAACTTGCGCCGGAATTTGAAAAAGATTTTCCCGGCTTTCATTTACACGTTACATTAGATTAAAGATTCAGCAATCGGTTTAATTACTGTCAGTTTATATAATCGTTTCGTTTTCTTAACGCCTAATTACCAGTTCTGCATCGTTTTTTTTCTACATTTGCCGCCTCAAAAGCCTTTTATAAAAATGATTACAGTTTCAGATTTAGCCATTCAGTTTGGTAAAAGAATACTTTTTCAGGATGTGAACATGAAGTTTACGCCCGGGAACTGCTACGGAGTGATTGGAGCCAACGGAGCCGGAAAATCTACTTTTTTGAAAATGATTTCAGGAGAGCAGGATTCGACCAGAGGTTCTATTTCCATGGGGCCTGGCGAACGATTGTCAGTGCTCAGCCAGGACCACCACGCGTATGATGAATACAACGTGCTCGACGCCGTGATGATGGGTTACCGGGAGTTGTGGATCATAATGCAGGAGAAGGATGCTATTTATGCCAAGTCTGATTTTTCGGAAGCAGACGGGATGAAAGCCGCCGAATTGGAAGATAAATTCGCGGAGATGGACGGGTGGAATGCCGAAAGCGGTGCGGCCGCACTGCTCAGTGGTTTGGGTATTCGTGAAAGCCTGCATTACCGTCGTATGGGCGATCTGGAACAGAAAGAAAAGGTTCGTGTATTGCTGGCCCAGGCATTGTTTGGTAACCCCGACAACCTGCTTCTCGATGAGCCCACCAACGACCTTGACCTGGAAACCGTGATGTGGCTGGAGAACTTTCTGGCCAATTTCAACAATACAGTGATTCTGGTTTCGCACGACCGTCACTTCCTCGACAGTGTTTCGACCCACACGGTAGATATCGATTTCGGAAAAATACGCATGTTCGGTGGAAACTACTCCTTCTGGTACCACTCGAGTCAGTTGGCTGCCCGCCAGATGGCCCAGCAGAACAAGAAGATGGAGGAGAAGAAGAAGGAGTTGCAGGAGTTTATTTCCCGCTTCAGCGCCAACGTAGCCAAATCGAAACAGACCACGAGCCGCAAAAAGATGCTGGAAAAGCTGAATGTGGAAGAGATTCAGCCATCAACCCGCCGTTACCCCGGAATTATTTTCCAACCCGGGCGGGAAGTGGGTAACAATATCCTTTCGGTGAAAAACCTAAGCAAAAGCATCGACGGCGAAGTACTCTTCAACAACGTTAACTTCACAATAGAGAAGGATGAGAAGGTAGTCTTCCTTTCGCGTGATACGCGTTCGATGACGGCTCTTTTCAACATTCTGAACGGAGATGACAAGCCCGATTCCGGTGAGTTTGAATGGGGAGTAACCGTAACCACCGGCTACCTTCCGATGGATAATAACCGTTTCTTTAAAAACGATTTGCCGCTGGTTGACTGGTTAGCGCAATATACCAACAATACAGACGCCAGCTTCCTTCGCTCGTTCCTCGGAAAGATGCTCTTTTCGGGCGAAGAGATTTTCAAAAACTCAAAAGTGCTTTCCGGAGGTGAAAAGATGCGCTGTATGATTTCACGCTTGATGATGCGCCATCCCAATGTGGTGATGCTGGATAACCCGACCAACCACCTTGATCTGGAATCTATCCAGGCATTCAACAACGGTTTGATTAGTTTTCCCGGCATCGTGTTAATGTCATCGCATGACCACGAGTTCATACAGTCCGTTTGTAACCGTGTCATCGAATTGACTCCGAACGGAACCATCGACAAACTGATAGATTACGACGATTATATTTCCGACGATCGCATCAAGGAATTGCGCGAGTCGATGTACATGCAATAAGCCTTTTCAAGGCTTTACTGATTAATAATATAGTATCAAAGGCTGCGATGGAATAAAGTCTGTTGCAACCTTTTTCTTTTTCCCTGTTTGAAGGCTTTTCATTTGGCAGCGGTTTTTCCTATCTTCATCAGAACGAATCCAATAACTGCAAAATGAACCGAACAGCCTTTCTCCCGGGTTTTCTTTTCTTACTCCTCTTCGTAAGCTTTCTATCCGGGCCGGCACAAGCTCAACCGCCAAAATATGTTTTGGTAATTCACGGAGGTGCCGGTGTTATCAGCCGCGAAAATCTTAGTCCGGAACTGGAGAAACAATTTCGCTATAAACTCAGCCAAGCCCTTGATACCGGACTGGCAGTTTTGTCTCGTGGAGGCACCTCCATTGATGCCGTAGAGCAGACCATCAGGGTAATGGAAGATTCCCCGTTGTTTAATGCCGGGAAAGGCGCCGTTTTTTCCCACTACGGCACGAACGAAATGGATGCCTCTATCATGGATGGCAAAACGATGAATGCCGGAGCTGTGGCCGGAGTTGGCGATGTAAAAAATCCCATCACGCTGGCGCGGACAGTGATGGAAAAATCAGGGCATGTAATGCTTTACGGTTCCGGGGCATCGGAGTTTGCCCGGCAGCAGGGACTGACCATTGTCGACAGCAGTTACTTCTTCACACAAAGGCGATGGGATGCACTGCAACGTTACCTCGCAAAAGAAGGCAAAAACAAGTTCGGAACCGTTGGTTGTGCCGCCCTCGACCAGTATGGCAACCTGGCGGCCGGAACTTCCACCGGTGGGATGACCAACAAAAAATTTCACCGCATTGGCGACTCGCCCATTATCGGGGCAGGCACCTATGCCAGCAACCTGAGTTGTGCGATTTCCTGTACCGGCCACGGCGAATTTTTCATCCGGTACACCATTGCCCGGACCATTTCCGCCCTGATGGAATACAAACATCTTTCGTTTCATGACGCCGCCGATGACGTCATCAACAATAAACTGGTCAAAGCAGGTGGCGATGGCGGCTTGATTGGCGTAGATAAAGACGGAAATGTTGTGATGATGACGAACACACCGGGCATGTTCCGCGGTTTCGTAAAATCCGATGGAGAAAAGCAGGTGGCTATTTACGGCGACGAAAAATAATTCTGAAAACCATCGGAAATCGTTTTGGCAGGGAAAAATTATACAACGATTTTGTATCGGTTTATGCGCCTACCGGGAAGATGATTGATCCGAT
Encoded proteins:
- a CDS encoding RNA polymerase sigma factor, encoding MDEKQLVIDLQAGDEKAFRHLVGKYQKQVFRTAMGFVHDGSEADDITQEVFVDVFRSVHGFRREASLSTWIYRMTVNRSLNWLRSRKRKGFFQRIEAFFQDDADWTGEPEADCSIHPETVMGNRETAEALKQALDSLPENQRTAFVLYHYEGLTYKEIAFVMKVSLASVESLIHRARKNLQKKLMNFYKK
- a CDS encoding isoaspartyl peptidase/L-asparaginase family protein, whose translation is MNRTAFLPGFLFLLLFVSFLSGPAQAQPPKYVLVIHGGAGVISRENLSPELEKQFRYKLSQALDTGLAVLSRGGTSIDAVEQTIRVMEDSPLFNAGKGAVFSHYGTNEMDASIMDGKTMNAGAVAGVGDVKNPITLARTVMEKSGHVMLYGSGASEFARQQGLTIVDSSYFFTQRRWDALQRYLAKEGKNKFGTVGCAALDQYGNLAAGTSTGGMTNKKFHRIGDSPIIGAGTYASNLSCAISCTGHGEFFIRYTIARTISALMEYKHLSFHDAADDVINNKLVKAGGDGGLIGVDKDGNVVMMTNTPGMFRGFVKSDGEKQVAIYGDEK
- a CDS encoding ABC-F family ATP-binding cassette domain-containing protein; its protein translation is MITVSDLAIQFGKRILFQDVNMKFTPGNCYGVIGANGAGKSTFLKMISGEQDSTRGSISMGPGERLSVLSQDHHAYDEYNVLDAVMMGYRELWIIMQEKDAIYAKSDFSEADGMKAAELEDKFAEMDGWNAESGAAALLSGLGIRESLHYRRMGDLEQKEKVRVLLAQALFGNPDNLLLDEPTNDLDLETVMWLENFLANFNNTVILVSHDRHFLDSVSTHTVDIDFGKIRMFGGNYSFWYHSSQLAARQMAQQNKKMEEKKKELQEFISRFSANVAKSKQTTSRKKMLEKLNVEEIQPSTRRYPGIIFQPGREVGNNILSVKNLSKSIDGEVLFNNVNFTIEKDEKVVFLSRDTRSMTALFNILNGDDKPDSGEFEWGVTVTTGYLPMDNNRFFKNDLPLVDWLAQYTNNTDASFLRSFLGKMLFSGEEIFKNSKVLSGGEKMRCMISRLMMRHPNVVMLDNPTNHLDLESIQAFNNGLISFPGIVLMSSHDHEFIQSVCNRVIELTPNGTIDKLIDYDDYISDDRIKELRESMYMQ